The following are encoded together in the Novipirellula caenicola genome:
- a CDS encoding TM2 domain-containing protein: MTAHNANPNPLRNQAEVTHPVLVGYLFWILGFVGAHRFYFGKPLTGILWFFTGGLLLVGWIVDAFFIPAMADEANQRYPNGRIDYTVTWVLLTFLGLFGVHRFYMGKIGTGIIYLVSGGLFGIGYAYDVCTLNEQVEELNRFD; the protein is encoded by the coding sequence ATGACGGCCCACAACGCCAATCCTAACCCGCTTCGTAATCAAGCCGAGGTCACGCACCCGGTGTTGGTCGGATATTTGTTTTGGATCCTCGGATTCGTCGGCGCCCACCGTTTCTACTTCGGTAAACCGCTGACCGGGATTTTGTGGTTTTTCACCGGCGGGCTCCTGCTGGTTGGCTGGATCGTCGACGCCTTTTTTATTCCTGCGATGGCAGACGAGGCAAACCAAAGATACCCCAATGGCCGAATCGATTACACCGTGACTTGGGTGCTTCTGACGTTCTTAGGTCTATTCGGCGTCCATCGATTTTACATGGGCAAGATCGGCACAGGCATCATTTACCTAGTGTCCGGCGGGCTATTTGGGATTGGCTATGCCTACGATGTCTGCACGCTGAACGAGCAGGTCGAAGAGCTGAACCGGTTTGACTGA
- a CDS encoding NfeD family protein, with protein sequence MRGLPTFITICLAALLFSPGLVSGQDAAKGEPNPPVSPRKAVIIPLHEMIHPLSAALLERKFRDAVESGVDVVIFDIHSPGGFTQVTFELMDMVLDASDVETVAFIEKDAISGAALFALSCDKIIMLPGARIGDAGEIVMGADGAYRYTEAKSRSVLAQKVRDTAEATGRPIALAEKMTDKDMVVFKATHKEDGAVRYFSDKEWVALENQDAWEKGPPIREAGKEMFFTANGRRAAELGLIDQTVASRSELASTLNLQEPIPTLERTWVDTLVLILNSGFVTFLLIVIGLTALVIELSAPGLGIGGLTSVLCFGLFFWSRFLGGTAGWLEVTLFVIGLLFIAAEVFVIPGFGVAGISGIVLSLGSLVMASRRFLMPHSSEELAALGMDVLTVVGAFVAFLIALLVLAQYMSEIPGLSRLTLKPTVALEGGGVASGMAATSLPGWQRVEVGSVGEAVSALRPGGRIMVDDFTVDVVTEGDFVDPGTQVRVVGKQGAKVIVRPVA encoded by the coding sequence ATGCGTGGTTTGCCAACTTTCATCACAATTTGCCTTGCCGCCCTGCTGTTTTCGCCGGGGTTGGTGAGCGGCCAAGATGCCGCCAAAGGCGAGCCGAATCCTCCGGTTTCGCCGCGAAAAGCAGTGATCATTCCGCTGCACGAAATGATTCATCCGCTCAGCGCCGCACTTTTAGAACGAAAATTTCGTGACGCGGTCGAATCGGGCGTCGATGTGGTGATCTTTGACATCCACAGTCCTGGTGGATTTACCCAGGTCACCTTCGAATTGATGGACATGGTGCTCGATGCGAGCGATGTTGAAACGGTCGCGTTCATCGAAAAGGATGCGATCAGTGGCGCGGCGTTGTTTGCGCTTTCCTGCGACAAAATCATCATGCTGCCCGGGGCTCGTATCGGCGACGCTGGCGAAATCGTGATGGGCGCCGATGGAGCATACCGTTACACCGAAGCCAAAAGCCGTAGTGTGTTGGCGCAAAAAGTGCGTGATACCGCCGAAGCGACAGGACGGCCAATCGCGTTGGCCGAAAAAATGACCGACAAAGACATGGTCGTGTTCAAAGCTACCCACAAAGAAGACGGGGCGGTTCGCTATTTTTCGGACAAGGAATGGGTTGCACTGGAGAATCAAGACGCCTGGGAAAAGGGGCCACCGATTCGCGAAGCCGGCAAGGAGATGTTCTTTACCGCCAATGGACGCCGTGCCGCTGAACTTGGGCTGATCGATCAAACGGTTGCTAGTCGTAGCGAGTTGGCTTCGACGCTAAACCTGCAGGAACCGATTCCAACGCTCGAGCGAACTTGGGTCGATACGCTGGTGTTGATTCTAAATTCAGGCTTTGTGACGTTCCTGTTGATCGTGATCGGGTTGACCGCCCTGGTGATCGAACTGAGTGCTCCGGGATTGGGGATTGGCGGATTGACGTCGGTGCTCTGTTTTGGATTGTTCTTTTGGAGTCGATTTTTGGGGGGCACCGCTGGTTGGCTCGAGGTGACTCTGTTTGTTATCGGCTTGCTGTTTATCGCCGCCGAAGTGTTTGTGATTCCCGGTTTCGGTGTCGCAGGAATCAGCGGGATTGTGTTGTCGCTCGGATCGCTGGTGATGGCATCGCGGCGTTTCCTGATGCCTCACAGCAGCGAAGAACTGGCGGCACTTGGCATGGACGTGTTGACGGTGGTCGGCGCCTTTGTCGCTTTTCTAATCGCGCTTTTGGTACTCGCCCAATACATGAGCGAGATTCCGGGGCTGAGCCGGTTGACGCTAAAACCAACGGTTGCACTCGAAGGAGGCGGAGTCGCCAGCGGGATGGCGGCCACCTCGTTGCCCGGTTGGCAACGGGTGGAAGTGGGCAGCGTCGGCGAAGCGGTCTCGGCGCTGCGGCCCGGCGGGCGGATCATGGTCGATGACTTCACCGTGGATGTTGTCACCGAAGGCGACTTTGTTGATCCTGGCACCCAAGTGCGTGTGGTCGGCAAACAAGGAGCCAAGGTGATCGTGCGTCCGGTTGCCTAA
- a CDS encoding TrkH family potassium uptake protein, whose translation MRVRATTSLAKDSTTLGQVGLSCVHNNGSLVSPFVYDRRALNFPLLFRVLGTICLLIGGSMSFCLPFAFPAFAKRTHLPAAEAFEIDGAKGLLLGTAVSMIVGGGLLVIGRRHRGGPLYQKEAMAIVGLSWVLATMLGALPYYLSGTEIAPDRPITFIEAMFESQSGFSTTGATVITDLESPASVPHCILFWRSWTHFLGGLGIVVLFVAILGQGSAGKAMMRAEMPGPTKEGSMPRMQHTALVFAAIYIALNAILTVIYALEGMSVFDSLCHAFGTMATGGFSTYNRSLGRFESAAIEYTTIVFMVLAGTNFTLLYLSIFDGPRRLLRDIEFRTFVGIIASVALAIVFFGMRAGDVGFGTYSESVRNGLFQVVSIITTTGYGTADFDQWNNFGRGILLLLMFVGGCAGSTGGGMKVIRHVLFYKILRLEIERAHRPRVVRPIRVGGTPVDDPHLAHGIVVYFSMILAIFVFAWLFLITFEPRGTWGAVTAADVAETEAEAIENGEPPLSKSKVASLVNEGTLDEKLLDSASAVAATLNNIGPGLGVVGATQNYAGFSQQAKFLFVWLMMLGRVEVFSVLVLIFPSFWRRI comes from the coding sequence ATGCGGGTGAGGGCCACGACTTCGTTGGCGAAGGACTCTACGACACTTGGCCAAGTCGGGTTAAGCTGTGTGCACAACAATGGTTCCCTGGTTTCTCCCTTTGTTTATGACCGACGTGCTTTGAACTTTCCGCTTTTGTTTCGCGTGCTTGGCACGATCTGTTTGCTGATTGGGGGCTCGATGAGCTTCTGTTTGCCATTTGCATTTCCTGCATTTGCGAAGCGAACCCATTTACCGGCGGCCGAAGCGTTCGAAATCGATGGCGCCAAAGGGTTATTGTTGGGAACCGCGGTCAGCATGATTGTCGGTGGAGGGCTGCTGGTGATCGGTCGACGGCATCGCGGCGGACCGCTGTATCAAAAAGAAGCGATGGCGATCGTCGGGCTTAGTTGGGTGTTGGCCACCATGCTCGGGGCGTTGCCCTACTATTTAAGTGGAACCGAGATCGCGCCGGATCGTCCGATCACGTTCATCGAAGCGATGTTCGAATCGCAGTCGGGCTTTAGCACTACCGGGGCGACGGTGATCACCGATTTGGAATCGCCTGCCAGCGTACCGCATTGTATTTTGTTCTGGCGATCTTGGACCCACTTTCTCGGCGGGCTCGGGATTGTCGTTTTGTTTGTCGCGATTCTGGGTCAAGGGTCGGCGGGCAAGGCGATGATGCGGGCCGAGATGCCGGGGCCGACCAAGGAGGGCAGTATGCCGCGGATGCAGCACACCGCGCTGGTGTTCGCGGCGATCTACATCGCGCTGAATGCGATTCTAACGGTGATCTACGCGTTGGAGGGAATGTCGGTATTTGATTCATTGTGTCATGCGTTTGGCACGATGGCGACTGGCGGCTTCAGTACCTATAACCGCAGTCTTGGACGTTTTGAAAGTGCCGCGATCGAGTACACGACGATCGTGTTCATGGTGTTGGCAGGAACCAATTTTACGCTGCTGTATTTGTCGATTTTTGATGGTCCGCGGCGTTTGCTTCGCGATATCGAATTTCGTACCTTCGTCGGCATTATCGCGAGCGTTGCTCTTGCGATCGTGTTCTTTGGAATGCGTGCCGGCGACGTCGGTTTTGGGACCTACAGTGAATCGGTTCGCAACGGATTGTTTCAAGTCGTGTCGATCATCACGACGACCGGTTACGGGACGGCCGATTTTGATCAGTGGAACAATTTTGGGCGAGGCATCTTGTTGTTACTGATGTTTGTCGGTGGATGTGCCGGCAGCACCGGAGGCGGGATGAAGGTGATCCGTCACGTGTTGTTCTACAAGATTCTGCGGTTGGAGATCGAACGGGCCCATCGTCCTCGCGTGGTTCGCCCGATTCGCGTCGGTGGAACTCCGGTCGATGATCCTCATTTGGCACACGGAATCGTGGTCTACTTTTCCATGATCTTGGCGATCTTTGTTTTTGCGTGGTTGTTTTTGATCACCTTCGAACCGCGAGGGACCTGGGGGGCCGTGACGGCCGCCGATGTGGCCGAGACCGAGGCGGAAGCGATCGAAAACGGCGAACCGCCGCTTTCTAAAAGTAAGGTCGCATCGCTTGTGAACGAAGGAACGTTGGACGAGAAATTGCTCGATTCGGCCAGTGCGGTAGCGGCAACACTCAACAACATCGGGCCTGGGTTAGGGGTGGTCGGAGCCACACAGAATTATGCCGGGTTTAGTCAGCAGGCAAAGTTTTTGTTTGTCTGGTTGATGATGCTCGGGCGGGTCGAGGTTTTCAGTGTGTTGGTCCTGATCTTTCCGAGTTTTTGGCGCCGCATTTGA
- a CDS encoding SOS response-associated peptidase translates to MCGRFTLRTSMADLRQLFLPQDDPDVFSAAVESVLNRPRFNIAPTQSIAVIRQLAGNSPEFAAMRWGFIPSWADDVAIGARMINARSETIDEKRSFQSAFQNQRCLIPADGYFEWQKVGSAKQPYYLHQPDHAPFAMAGLWELNTKASDDASPIASFTVITTAANAVTGKVHDRMPVILDREDFEAWLDPDFHDTSSLKKHLTATPDDFFEITAVSRRVNHVGNDGPECIEPVPPKPDGPKTTQATLFD, encoded by the coding sequence ATGTGCGGTCGATTTACGCTGCGAACCTCAATGGCCGATCTTCGCCAATTGTTCCTCCCCCAAGATGATCCCGATGTGTTTTCGGCGGCGGTCGAGTCCGTACTGAATCGACCTCGCTTCAACATCGCGCCGACTCAATCTATCGCGGTGATCCGTCAGCTTGCCGGCAACTCGCCCGAATTTGCGGCGATGCGGTGGGGATTTATACCTAGCTGGGCCGACGATGTCGCCATCGGTGCTCGGATGATCAATGCTCGCAGCGAAACGATTGACGAGAAACGATCGTTTCAATCAGCGTTTCAAAATCAACGATGCCTGATCCCCGCCGACGGTTATTTTGAATGGCAAAAGGTGGGATCGGCAAAGCAGCCTTACTATTTACATCAACCCGATCACGCTCCGTTTGCAATGGCCGGACTTTGGGAACTGAACACGAAAGCGTCCGATGACGCATCGCCGATCGCATCGTTCACCGTGATCACGACCGCGGCCAATGCGGTGACCGGCAAAGTTCATGACCGGATGCCGGTGATTCTCGACCGCGAGGATTTTGAGGCTTGGCTTGACCCCGATTTTCACGACACCTCGTCGCTGAAAAAACACCTCACGGCTACCCCCGATGACTTTTTCGAGATCACTGCCGTGTCGCGGCGAGTCAACCACGTTGGCAATGACGGCCCCGAGTGCATTGAACCCGTCCCCCCTAAACCAGACGGCCCCAAGACGACTCAGGCGACGCTGTTCGATTGA
- a CDS encoding PP2C family protein-serine/threonine phosphatase: protein MNSANSASDPQSQRDLGVTIDTCGLTDIGKTRDVNQDQFLVGSRRLSICSTSTSLPHHQPLTFFGDAESEVLIVADGMGGHAAGERASQLAVKFLAQRLADPTRPAFDSATWDGIEQAQWMQSLLRDTHLRILSQAQQNPEQFGMGTTLTMAEIVWPYLSVLHAGDSRCYLVRDGNTQRLTTDHTLARRMVDAGDLKPEEEPESRWSNVLWNVLGGQLEGDLVAQVERVELMLGDTVVLCSDGLHRYVNDDSLALMVSEGEDAQSICQELIRVANEGGGEDNITVIVSRMLPRQRRSTGATTLVDETMSEDTFGSIEIDDGTLSTLSQFDTTVDESAEGER, encoded by the coding sequence ATGAACAGTGCGAACAGTGCTTCGGATCCGCAATCTCAGCGAGACTTGGGCGTCACGATTGACACTTGTGGCTTGACCGACATCGGCAAAACACGCGACGTCAACCAAGACCAATTTTTGGTGGGATCTCGCCGCTTGAGTATTTGTTCCACATCGACGAGTTTGCCTCATCATCAACCGTTGACGTTTTTCGGGGATGCCGAGAGCGAAGTGTTGATCGTTGCGGACGGCATGGGAGGCCACGCCGCCGGCGAACGAGCAAGCCAGTTGGCGGTCAAGTTTCTTGCTCAGCGGTTAGCGGATCCGACTCGCCCGGCATTCGATTCCGCCACCTGGGATGGGATCGAGCAAGCCCAGTGGATGCAGTCGCTGCTCCGTGACACGCATTTGCGAATCTTGAGTCAAGCCCAGCAAAACCCAGAGCAATTTGGGATGGGGACCACATTGACGATGGCCGAAATCGTTTGGCCTTATCTGTCGGTGTTGCATGCGGGCGATAGCCGTTGCTACTTGGTGCGTGACGGCAACACTCAGCGATTGACCACAGACCATACGTTGGCGCGGCGGATGGTCGACGCTGGTGACTTGAAGCCAGAGGAAGAGCCTGAGAGTCGTTGGAGCAATGTGCTGTGGAACGTTTTAGGAGGACAGCTCGAAGGCGACTTGGTCGCGCAGGTCGAACGAGTCGAGTTGATGTTGGGCGATACGGTAGTGTTGTGTAGTGACGGACTGCACCGTTACGTCAACGATGACTCACTTGCGTTGATGGTCAGCGAAGGAGAGGATGCACAATCGATCTGTCAAGAATTGATCCGCGTTGCAAACGAAGGTGGCGGTGAAGACAATATCACGGTAATCGTCTCGCGGATGTTGCCTCGTCAACGCCGCAGTACCGGTGCGACAACGTTGGTGGATGAAACGATGAGCGAAGATACGTTCGGTTCGATTGAAATTGACGACGGAACCTTGTCAACGCTTAGCCAATTCGATACGACCGTGGACGAGTCGGCCGAAGGCGAGCGTTGA
- a CDS encoding LURP-one-related/scramblase family protein yields the protein MIFRIKEKFWAWGDDFSITDATGDSRYYVDGKAFSWGDKLSFQDIRGNELAFISQKLLSWKPTYQILIDGRVFAEVKKEWTWFKKQFTLDVPGPNDYTINGSFWSHEFTFERSGRTVATVSKKLWSWTDSYGVEIVDGEDEVAVLCACIVIDQVLHDESNRND from the coding sequence ATGATCTTTCGCATCAAAGAAAAGTTTTGGGCTTGGGGCGACGACTTTTCCATCACCGATGCCACAGGCGACTCGCGGTATTACGTTGATGGCAAGGCGTTTTCATGGGGCGACAAACTCTCGTTCCAAGACATCCGCGGAAACGAACTGGCATTCATCAGCCAGAAACTGCTGTCATGGAAACCGACTTATCAAATCCTGATCGATGGCCGTGTCTTTGCCGAAGTCAAAAAGGAGTGGACTTGGTTCAAGAAGCAGTTCACGCTCGACGTCCCTGGTCCTAACGACTACACGATCAACGGATCGTTTTGGTCCCATGAATTCACGTTCGAGCGAAGCGGCCGGACTGTCGCAACGGTCAGCAAGAAACTTTGGTCGTGGACCGACAGCTATGGGGTCGAGATCGTCGACGGCGAAGACGAAGTCGCGGTGCTGTGTGCCTGTATCGTGATCGATCAAGTCTTGCACGACGAATCCAATCGCAACGATTGA